In the genome of Croceimicrobium hydrocarbonivorans, one region contains:
- a CDS encoding gliding motility-associated C-terminal domain-containing protein: MKISTSVFLRFLSVLLLLTISFSLKASHYSSGEIFYRWSPTPTDSLRYEICVYFYRYTGSPATIPNQPINICISSSCYPDVSVALNKNLPPPGQASPNDNNGGWIVNGLDECADVNDPDYKDLAAHIWCGYATLPGICGDFEFTAGPPCCRDEADNLVNSNVRSMVITAKLNNTLGHNSSAEIQAPAGKAFCLSQPGSKPFEFLQAAFDADGDSLVYRLGHPEEATGFPDAFNNAYCGGKANIPFATGYTVNNPFPSSTGFVIDQKTGIFRFSPSQQGSYVIKIVVEDWRFDPIHLLWVKIGEMVREIQIPVTANCNPTSQAGPRLSLTSSSNNAIIQNFSQAQIDSMKQAYDMQVFFGDDSISNGTATIHHIPIFQGYQCFDSIVSIEFNNNVRCSSVDPTDFRLIGPDGVARPVVEVETNCQFLVTRNLDLKLNQPLDVDGMYVLQIRRGNDGNTLTNECGIELSEFYTFLIPVSGCPAPTYELDGLTVEGDVNVRLDWSGNADLTDPAVQASFDAWNIYRADAGVRPFSLLKVIKDPSARFMVDSFAPNGYYVDNFIYDYQVQLVYNGKGRIPSRFCSNINLRIDSAQRSDNNLPLYWNHFKCIDPSVRNYDVFNGKRDTSVPAPGIVWELHSQTTDTIANIAIPAADSNSQGTYAARVVARNVNGGSRTDSSESNWVYYYIVHYPKDPEPRVGEVLIPNIITPNGDGLNDRFYIQSPANGVQYEHISLRIFNRHGERVYQNPNFDAVNDAAQGWDGVNQSGQRLSSGVYFYIIEMSNPSSGEAQSLEGTLTINAYGF; encoded by the coding sequence ATGAAAATATCAACTTCGGTCTTCCTTCGGTTTCTTTCCGTTCTATTGCTTCTCACCATAAGCTTTAGCCTAAAGGCCTCGCATTACTCCAGTGGTGAAATATTTTATCGCTGGTCCCCAACTCCCACCGATTCTTTGCGCTATGAAATCTGTGTCTATTTCTATCGCTATACAGGTTCCCCTGCCACCATTCCCAATCAACCCATCAACATCTGTATCTCCAGCAGTTGCTATCCAGATGTTAGCGTAGCTCTAAATAAAAACCTGCCGCCTCCCGGTCAAGCCTCGCCGAATGATAATAATGGCGGTTGGATTGTTAATGGTTTGGACGAATGTGCCGATGTAAATGATCCAGATTATAAGGACCTTGCTGCCCATATCTGGTGTGGCTATGCCACTCTTCCCGGTATCTGTGGTGATTTTGAGTTTACCGCCGGACCACCATGTTGCCGTGATGAAGCCGATAATCTGGTAAACTCCAATGTTCGCAGCATGGTAATTACAGCTAAATTAAACAATACTCTAGGGCATAATTCATCCGCCGAAATTCAGGCCCCAGCTGGAAAGGCCTTTTGTTTATCACAACCTGGATCTAAACCTTTTGAATTTTTACAGGCTGCCTTTGATGCAGACGGCGATAGTTTGGTTTATCGCCTAGGTCATCCAGAAGAGGCCACCGGTTTTCCTGATGCCTTTAACAATGCCTATTGCGGCGGCAAAGCGAACATCCCTTTTGCTACTGGTTACACGGTAAACAATCCCTTTCCTAGCTCCACTGGTTTTGTGATTGACCAAAAAACCGGAATCTTCCGATTTAGCCCTAGCCAACAAGGTTCTTATGTAATTAAAATCGTGGTAGAGGATTGGCGATTCGACCCCATTCATTTGCTATGGGTAAAAATCGGTGAGATGGTCCGTGAAATTCAAATCCCGGTTACCGCGAATTGTAATCCCACCTCGCAGGCCGGCCCACGCTTATCCCTGACCTCTTCTAGCAATAATGCTATTATCCAAAACTTCAGTCAAGCCCAAATAGACAGTATGAAGCAGGCATATGACATGCAAGTCTTCTTTGGTGATGACAGTATAAGCAATGGTACCGCTACTATTCATCATATTCCAATCTTCCAGGGCTATCAGTGCTTCGACTCTATTGTATCGATTGAATTCAATAATAATGTGCGTTGTTCATCTGTAGATCCTACCGACTTCCGTTTAATTGGTCCGGATGGTGTCGCTCGTCCGGTGGTTGAAGTGGAAACTAATTGCCAATTCCTGGTTACTCGTAACCTTGATTTGAAGTTAAATCAACCCTTAGATGTAGACGGTATGTATGTATTGCAGATCCGTCGTGGTAATGATGGAAACACCCTTACTAATGAATGTGGTATTGAGCTCTCAGAATTCTATACCTTCCTAATTCCGGTAAGCGGATGCCCTGCTCCTACTTACGAACTGGATGGTCTAACCGTGGAAGGCGATGTAAATGTTCGTCTGGATTGGTCTGGTAATGCCGACCTCACAGATCCTGCGGTACAAGCTTCTTTCGATGCCTGGAATATCTATCGCGCGGATGCAGGCGTAAGACCCTTCTCTCTCCTTAAGGTTATCAAGGACCCCAGTGCCCGCTTTATGGTAGATAGCTTTGCGCCCAATGGATATTATGTAGACAATTTCATTTACGACTATCAGGTGCAATTAGTGTACAACGGTAAAGGACGAATCCCCAGTCGTTTCTGCTCCAATATCAATTTGCGTATCGACAGTGCTCAGCGATCTGACAACAACCTTCCATTGTACTGGAATCACTTTAAGTGCATTGATCCTTCGGTAAGAAACTACGATGTGTTTAACGGAAAACGCGATACCTCTGTACCTGCCCCGGGAATTGTTTGGGAGCTGCATTCTCAAACCACCGATACCATTGCCAATATAGCTATCCCTGCTGCCGACAGCAATAGCCAGGGAACCTATGCCGCAAGAGTGGTAGCCCGCAATGTAAATGGTGGTAGCCGAACAGATTCATCTGAATCTAACTGGGTGTATTACTATATCGTGCATTATCCCAAAGATCCAGAACCCAGGGTTGGTGAAGTTCTAATTCCCAATATTATCACACCAAATGGCGATGGCCTTAATGATCGATTCTACATACAAAGTCCCGCAAATGGGGTACAGTACGAGCATATCTCCTTACGTATATTCAATCGCCATGGTGAGCGAGTTTATCAAAACCCCAATTTCGATGCGGTAAATGATGCGGCTCAAGGTTGGGATGGAGTAAACCAATCCGGACAAAGACTGAGCTCTGGGGTGTACTTCTACATCATTGAGATGAGCAATCCTTCCAGTGGTGAAGCTCAAAGTTTGGAGGGTACTCTAACTATAAACGCCTACGGATTCTAA
- a CDS encoding T9SS type B sorting domain-containing protein, protein MPPSGLASPNDNNGGWIVAGLDDCANTQDSSYRDLAAHKFAGYVSLPGVCSDFKFSASAACCRDISSNLNSSPNLFISAHLNNTLGESSSPQFLDSAAIALCVQMPGAQPIHFSQAAYDPDGDTITYSLGQPESGLNCGPGIPIAYSPGFTAANPIPSNTGFVLNPFSGEFTLSPSQQGVYVLKLEVHNYRWDTVTYTWISIGNAVRELMVPVTANCSNNAQFNNGLLIQNGTYTERNISSSQKDSIRNAYQVQNVYIDTGSTTHALKLLSGYHCFDTVIRLEFKSPIIKSSVTATDFRIFAPGAVSVPITSVSDTGNSLFTNYLDLHLYKPLVYNGNYLLQIRLGNDGNTIIGKCGVSIPQFSSLIIPINGCPVPDFELDQISVLEDEKITLQWSANSALQDSNVQKFFGSWNVFASENQGPWNLIHSLQSPAARNHTIDFGGSNYPVDHNNYEFFLDLRYAGENWGSSRSCETILLEANSSKDTGSNYEIDLTWNDYDCLDPNQRGYLIEYGHFFRVDSVVWLNSISTNLNQHLLSIPKSHGTGLYAIRVIAKDPQNQALPSQSNWIIFDSQTPIGLSENALNWQIPNILNPNGNGQNESFYIQNQSSTAQDVHISLKVFNQTGQLVFSDAQYHHRNTPANAWNGGSLSTGVYFYEIEFTGPAKGSQAPLQGKLLLVK, encoded by the coding sequence ATGCCACCATCAGGCCTGGCTTCCCCAAATGATAATAATGGTGGTTGGATTGTAGCTGGTTTAGATGATTGTGCTAATACCCAAGACTCATCTTATCGAGATCTGGCTGCTCATAAATTTGCCGGATATGTATCTCTTCCCGGAGTTTGTTCAGACTTTAAATTTTCGGCCAGTGCTGCTTGTTGCAGAGATATTTCAAGTAATCTGAATAGCTCGCCAAACCTCTTTATCTCCGCTCATCTAAATAATACTTTGGGAGAATCCTCATCCCCTCAATTTCTGGATTCAGCAGCGATTGCACTTTGCGTACAGATGCCAGGCGCTCAACCTATACATTTCTCACAAGCAGCCTATGATCCGGACGGAGATACTATAACCTATTCATTGGGTCAACCTGAGTCAGGCCTTAATTGCGGGCCAGGCATCCCAATAGCTTATTCCCCTGGATTTACCGCTGCCAATCCAATTCCGAGCAATACAGGATTTGTGCTTAATCCGTTTTCAGGTGAATTTACATTAAGCCCCTCCCAACAAGGAGTTTATGTCTTAAAACTTGAAGTTCACAATTATCGCTGGGATACGGTTACCTATACTTGGATCTCCATTGGAAATGCTGTGCGGGAGTTGATGGTTCCGGTCACTGCTAATTGCAGCAATAATGCGCAGTTTAATAATGGTCTCTTAATTCAAAATGGTACTTATACAGAAAGAAACATTAGTTCCAGCCAAAAAGACAGCATACGCAATGCCTATCAGGTTCAAAATGTATATATAGATACTGGTTCTACAACGCATGCTTTAAAACTTTTATCAGGCTACCATTGCTTTGATACAGTTATAAGACTTGAATTCAAGAGCCCTATCATCAAATCGTCAGTAACCGCAACTGATTTTCGCATTTTCGCACCTGGCGCTGTTTCTGTTCCAATTACCTCCGTTTCGGACACAGGAAATTCTCTTTTCACCAATTACTTAGATCTCCATCTTTATAAACCTCTAGTTTATAATGGCAATTACCTTTTACAAATAAGACTAGGTAATGATGGAAACACTATTATCGGCAAATGTGGAGTTTCCATACCCCAGTTCAGCAGCTTGATTATACCTATTAATGGTTGTCCGGTTCCAGATTTTGAGCTTGATCAAATAAGCGTTCTAGAAGACGAAAAAATCACCCTCCAATGGTCGGCAAACTCCGCTTTACAAGACAGTAATGTTCAGAAGTTCTTTGGAAGCTGGAATGTTTTTGCCAGTGAAAACCAAGGTCCCTGGAACCTGATCCATAGTTTACAAAGTCCAGCGGCCAGAAACCATACCATCGACTTTGGTGGAAGCAACTATCCTGTGGATCACAATAATTACGAGTTCTTTCTTGATTTGCGCTATGCTGGCGAAAACTGGGGCTCAAGCCGCAGCTGCGAGACCATTCTTTTGGAAGCCAACTCTAGTAAAGACACTGGAAGCAATTATGAAATTGATTTGACTTGGAACGACTATGATTGTCTGGACCCGAATCAAAGAGGCTATCTAATAGAATATGGGCATTTCTTTAGAGTGGATTCTGTAGTATGGTTAAACAGTATCAGCACGAACCTAAATCAGCATTTGCTTAGCATTCCCAAATCTCATGGAACAGGTCTATATGCGATTCGAGTTATAGCAAAGGATCCCCAAAATCAAGCACTACCCTCACAATCAAACTGGATTATTTTTGATTCCCAAACTCCTATTGGTTTGTCCGAAAATGCCCTTAATTGGCAGATCCCGAACATCCTTAACCCAAATGGGAATGGTCAAAACGAAAGCTTTTACATCCAAAACCAAAGTTCCACTGCGCAAGATGTTCACATCAGCTTGAAAGTTTTTAATCAAACTGGTCAGCTAGTTTTTAGTGATGCCCAATATCACCACCGAAATACGCCCGCTAATGCATGGAATGGCGGCAGCTTAAGCACAGGGGTCTATTTCTACGAAATTGAGTTTACAGGGCCCGCTAAAGGATCTCAAGCTCCTTTGCAAGGAAAACTCTTACTGGTTAAATAA
- the accC gene encoding acetyl-CoA carboxylase biotin carboxylase subunit, which produces MFKKVLIANRGEIALRVLRTCREMGISTVAVYSKADKDSLHVRFADEAVCIGPAASSESYLNIPNIIAAAEITNADAIHPGYGFLSENARFSRICSENGIKFIGPSPEMIERMGDKATAKETMKAAGVPTIPGSEGLLDSYEEALKIAKEIGFPVMLKATAGGGGKGMRAVWKAEDLLKAWESARQEAGAAFGNDGMYMEKLIEEPRHIEIQVVGDQTGKACHLSERDCSIQRRHQKLTEETPSPFMTAKLRKSMGEAAVKACEYIKYEGAGTIEFLVDKHRNFYFMEMNTRIQVEHPITEQVIDYDLIREQIKVAAGITISGKNYEPKLHSIECRINAEDPANDFRPSPGTITTFHAPGGHGVRLDTHVYAGYSIPPYYDSMIAKLITTAQTREEAIDKMRRALDEFVIEGIKTTIPFHRALMDDPDYIAGNYTTKFMETFKYKDA; this is translated from the coding sequence ATGTTTAAAAAAGTACTCATCGCGAATCGCGGAGAGATTGCCTTGCGTGTCCTACGTACTTGTAGGGAAATGGGCATTTCTACCGTTGCGGTTTACTCTAAAGCCGATAAGGACAGCTTACACGTGCGTTTTGCCGATGAAGCTGTATGTATTGGCCCAGCCGCCAGTAGCGAATCTTATTTGAATATTCCCAATATTATTGCTGCCGCAGAGATTACCAATGCGGATGCGATTCACCCGGGATACGGTTTCTTATCTGAAAATGCTCGTTTCTCTCGTATTTGTTCGGAGAACGGGATCAAATTCATCGGCCCCAGCCCTGAGATGATCGAGCGCATGGGAGATAAGGCTACGGCCAAAGAAACCATGAAAGCCGCCGGTGTACCTACCATTCCTGGTTCAGAGGGCTTACTCGATTCTTATGAGGAAGCCTTGAAGATTGCTAAGGAAATCGGTTTTCCGGTAATGTTGAAAGCTACCGCCGGTGGTGGTGGTAAAGGAATGCGTGCCGTTTGGAAGGCAGAAGACCTGCTGAAAGCATGGGAGTCTGCTCGTCAAGAAGCAGGTGCTGCCTTCGGAAACGATGGTATGTACATGGAAAAACTGATTGAAGAACCTCGCCACATTGAAATTCAGGTGGTAGGAGATCAAACGGGTAAAGCCTGTCACCTTTCTGAGCGCGACTGTTCCATTCAACGTCGTCACCAAAAGCTTACCGAAGAAACTCCTTCACCATTTATGACCGCCAAGTTGCGTAAGTCAATGGGTGAGGCCGCAGTAAAAGCTTGTGAGTATATTAAGTATGAAGGCGCGGGAACCATCGAGTTTTTGGTGGATAAGCATCGCAACTTCTACTTCATGGAGATGAATACTCGTATTCAAGTAGAGCATCCGATTACTGAGCAGGTAATTGATTATGATCTGATCCGTGAGCAAATTAAAGTAGCCGCAGGAATTACCATTTCAGGTAAGAACTATGAGCCTAAATTGCACTCTATCGAATGTCGTATTAATGCCGAGGATCCCGCGAATGATTTCCGTCCTTCGCCAGGAACTATTACTACATTCCATGCCCCTGGTGGCCATGGTGTGCGTTTGGATACGCACGTATACGCGGGTTATAGCATTCCTCCATATTACGATTCAATGATTGCCAAATTGATTACTACGGCTCAAACCCGTGAAGAGGCCATTGATAAGATGCGTAGAGCATTGGATGAATTTGTGATTGAGGGTATTAAAACCACCATTCCTTTCCACCGTGCTTTAATGGATGACCCTGATTATATCGCAGGGAACTATACCACTAAATTTATGGAGACCTTTAAGTATAAAGATGCTTAG
- the accB gene encoding acetyl-CoA carboxylase biotin carboxyl carrier protein → MDLKEIQNLIKFVARSGAAEVNLETEDFKITIKTESAVLNENKTQVISMPQAMAAPAPAHHAPAAHAAPAAEAPAATAAPAAEDDSKYITIKSPMIGTFYRRPSPDKDLFVSVGDEVSEGTVVCIIEAMKLFNEIESEVSGKIVKILVDDQSPVEYDQPLFLVDPS, encoded by the coding sequence ATGGACTTAAAAGAAATTCAGAATCTTATAAAGTTTGTGGCCCGTTCCGGTGCCGCTGAGGTAAACCTCGAAACTGAAGATTTCAAGATCACTATCAAAACCGAATCTGCGGTACTGAATGAGAATAAGACTCAGGTAATCAGCATGCCACAAGCTATGGCTGCTCCAGCTCCGGCTCACCATGCCCCTGCTGCTCACGCTGCCCCTGCTGCTGAAGCTCCAGCCGCTACTGCTGCTCCTGCTGCAGAAGACGATTCTAAATACATTACTATTAAATCTCCAATGATCGGTACTTTCTACCGTCGCCCAAGTCCGGATAAGGATCTGTTCGTTAGCGTTGGTGATGAAGTATCTGAAGGTACCGTAGTATGTATCATTGAAGCGATGAAGCTTTTCAATGAAATTGAAAGTGAAGTAAGCGGAAAGATCGTTAAGATCTTGGTTGATGATCAGTCTCCAGTGGAGTACGATCAACCGCTCTTCCTGGTAGATCCATCTTAA
- a CDS encoding beta-ketoacyl-ACP synthase III, with amino-acid sequence MAKTAAITAVGGYLPEYRLSNSVLETMVDTSDEWITTRTGIKERRILREKGKGVSYMGIKAAEECLAKANVKPDEIELVIFCTVTPDMPVANSASFVISEMGMNKAFGYDLQAACSGFLFGLNAASQYIESGRYEKVLVVSGDKMSSIIDYSDRTTCVIFGDGCGAVLLEPNEEGLGVQDSILRSDGIGRQYLHIKAGGSMYPPSKETVELGHHFVHQEGQQVFKFAVTNMADVSARIMERNDLTSDDVAWLVPHQANKRIIDATAKRMGLGSDKVMLNIDRYGNTTNGTLPLCLWDYEKQLKKGDNLIFAAFGGGFTWGAIYLKWAIDAK; translated from the coding sequence ATGGCAAAAACCGCAGCAATCACTGCCGTTGGAGGCTACCTTCCAGAGTATCGGCTAAGCAACTCTGTTCTGGAAACTATGGTAGATACCTCTGACGAATGGATCACTACTCGAACAGGAATTAAAGAACGTCGCATTCTTCGTGAGAAGGGCAAAGGCGTTTCCTATATGGGCATTAAAGCCGCCGAAGAATGTTTGGCCAAGGCGAATGTAAAGCCCGACGAAATTGAACTCGTAATCTTTTGTACTGTAACCCCGGATATGCCGGTAGCCAACTCTGCCTCCTTTGTAATTTCGGAGATGGGCATGAACAAGGCTTTTGGTTACGATTTACAAGCCGCCTGTTCCGGGTTTTTATTCGGATTAAATGCCGCTTCTCAGTACATCGAATCCGGTCGTTATGAAAAGGTATTGGTCGTTTCTGGCGATAAAATGTCTTCCATTATCGACTATAGCGATCGTACCACTTGCGTAATTTTTGGTGATGGTTGCGGTGCTGTGCTCCTCGAGCCTAATGAAGAAGGCTTAGGTGTACAAGACAGCATTTTACGTAGTGATGGTATTGGCCGCCAATATCTGCATATTAAGGCAGGTGGCTCCATGTATCCTCCCAGCAAGGAAACAGTAGAACTGGGACATCATTTCGTGCATCAAGAAGGTCAGCAGGTATTCAAATTTGCCGTGACCAATATGGCAGATGTTAGTGCTCGTATTATGGAGCGCAACGATCTTACTTCTGATGATGTAGCATGGTTAGTTCCGCATCAGGCCAATAAAAGAATTATTGATGCCACAGCCAAGAGAATGGGCTTGGGCTCAGATAAAGTGATGCTGAATATCGATCGATATGGCAACACGACCAATGGAACTCTTCCCCTTTGTTTATGGGACTATGAGAAGCAGTTGAAGAAAGGCGATAACCTGATTTTTGCTGCTTTTGGCGGAGGATTCACCTGGGGTGCAATCTACCTCAAGTGGGCCATCGACGCCAAGTAA
- a CDS encoding phosphate acyltransferase, with amino-acid sequence MSLPFFVMSRIGIDIRGGDRAPQVVLNGLQLALGEIKGDTQVVLYGLEEDLKEVPAQCEARICGSAIAMDEHPVRALQQKPDSTLLQGISDLAQAKIDSFASAGHSGALMVASMQALGLHEGISRPAVVSLFPKLKGGQTVVLDVGINVDAKPEQFLEFARLGKAYAQSVLACKDPRVALLNTGSEESKGNLLYQKAHQILKEQEPSFIGNAEARELFNLEAEVLVCDGFTGNMLLKQTESFYSLSRQLDLEHSFLELLNYEKYGASPILGIKGKVLLAHGASGPEAIKSMILGAESFALANFAEQFSASSTI; translated from the coding sequence ATGAGTCTGCCTTTTTTCGTTATGAGCAGGATAGGAATTGACATAAGGGGCGGAGACCGTGCACCTCAGGTGGTGCTGAACGGTTTACAGCTGGCATTGGGTGAAATTAAAGGAGATACCCAGGTGGTTCTCTATGGTCTAGAAGAAGATCTTAAAGAAGTTCCCGCTCAATGTGAAGCCCGGATTTGTGGCAGCGCCATTGCCATGGATGAACATCCGGTTCGTGCCTTACAACAGAAACCTGACTCTACCCTATTGCAGGGCATCAGCGATTTGGCCCAGGCTAAGATCGATAGTTTTGCCAGTGCCGGACATTCCGGAGCTTTAATGGTAGCATCTATGCAAGCTTTGGGTTTGCATGAGGGTATAAGTCGTCCGGCGGTGGTTTCACTATTCCCCAAATTAAAGGGTGGCCAAACCGTGGTACTCGATGTGGGTATTAATGTAGACGCCAAGCCCGAGCAATTTTTAGAGTTTGCTCGTTTAGGAAAAGCCTATGCTCAATCGGTTTTAGCTTGTAAGGATCCACGAGTAGCACTACTCAATACCGGTTCTGAGGAAAGCAAAGGAAATCTACTTTATCAGAAAGCCCATCAAATATTAAAGGAGCAAGAACCTTCTTTTATTGGCAATGCGGAAGCACGAGAATTATTTAATCTCGAAGCGGAGGTATTGGTATGTGATGGTTTTACAGGAAATATGCTCCTCAAACAAACCGAATCCTTTTATTCTTTGAGTCGACAATTGGATTTGGAACACTCCTTCCTGGAGCTTCTCAACTATGAAAAATACGGGGCTTCCCCCATTTTAGGGATTAAGGGAAAAGTCCTTTTAGCACACGGGGCTTCGGGCCCTGAGGCGATAAAAAGCATGATATTAGGCGCCGAATCGTTTGCTCTTGCTAATTTTGCTGAGCAATTTTCCGCATCTAGCACCATTTAA
- the rpmF gene encoding 50S ribosomal protein L32 has translation MAHPKRRQSTTRRDKRRTHYKAEAPTIAVCSVTGEAHLYHRAYWHEGKLYYKGKVVMEKEEAAA, from the coding sequence ATGGCGCATCCTAAACGCAGACAAAGTACTACTCGCCGCGATAAGAGAAGAACTCATTACAAGGCTGAAGCGCCTACTATTGCGGTTTGTTCCGTAACCGGCGAAGCTCACCTTTACCACCGTGCTTACTGGCATGAAGGAAAACTTTACTACAAAGGTAAAGTGGTAATGGAGAAAGAAGAAGCAGCCGCTTAA
- a CDS encoding YceD family protein: MEKRLKDFEIAFSGLKLGEHQFDFQIDATFFEVFDYQDFEKADLQAKMKLLKRETQMALHLELEGKVWVPCDLTNEMFWLPLSADAEVMVKFGDDFDDSEEDLLILPHGEHRFNVAQYFYEMAVLAKPLKVVHPDVEAGKMGQEILERLEALSPEEHSNEEQSEDTDPRWDKLKDLLN, translated from the coding sequence ATGGAGAAACGTTTGAAAGACTTCGAAATTGCGTTCTCTGGTTTGAAACTAGGAGAGCATCAATTTGATTTTCAGATTGATGCAACGTTCTTTGAAGTCTTCGATTATCAGGATTTCGAAAAAGCCGACCTTCAGGCGAAGATGAAATTGCTAAAGCGTGAAACGCAGATGGCATTGCACTTAGAGCTCGAAGGAAAGGTTTGGGTACCCTGTGATTTAACCAATGAGATGTTTTGGCTGCCTTTGTCGGCTGATGCGGAAGTGATGGTGAAATTCGGGGATGATTTCGATGATAGCGAAGAAGATTTGCTAATCCTTCCACATGGAGAGCATCGCTTTAATGTGGCTCAATACTTCTACGAAATGGCAGTATTGGCAAAGCCCCTAAAAGTTGTGCATCCCGATGTTGAAGCAGGCAAAATGGGTCAGGAAATTCTGGAAAGACTGGAAGCTCTGAGCCCTGAAGAACACAGCAATGAAGAGCAAAGCGAGGATACTGATCCTCGTTGGGATAAATTAAAGGACTTATTGAACTAA
- the pdxA gene encoding 4-hydroxythreonine-4-phosphate dehydrogenase PdxA produces MSEEALPRIGISIGDLNGVGMELIIKTFGDAEMLELCTPVVFGSTKVVSYHRNAIDRRDFNFHIINQAEDALEGKANLVNCWKEEVKMDFGKVDPEVGAYAVKSLEAACEALEAGTIDALVTAPINKESIQSKDFRFSGHTDYLESRFKSKATMMFLAPELRLALATVHVPLARVTELITPELIEQKIMALHQSLKDDFHLPKGRIAVLALNPHAGDKGVIGKEDQEIVLPAIERAKEKGALAMGPYPADSFFGSSAYQDFDMVLAMYHDQGLVGFKSITFGEGVNYSAGLPIVRTSPDHGTAFDIAGEGKADPGSFRSAVFAAIDLYRSRSGTAEMTANPLKIKGKKK; encoded by the coding sequence ATGAGTGAAGAGGCTTTACCACGGATAGGAATTAGCATTGGCGATTTAAATGGGGTGGGCATGGAGCTCATCATCAAAACTTTTGGCGATGCCGAGATGCTGGAACTTTGCACACCAGTGGTTTTCGGTTCAACCAAAGTGGTTTCTTACCATCGCAATGCCATTGATCGACGGGATTTTAACTTCCATATTATCAATCAGGCAGAAGATGCTCTGGAAGGCAAGGCCAATTTGGTGAATTGCTGGAAGGAAGAAGTGAAAATGGATTTTGGCAAGGTAGACCCGGAAGTTGGGGCCTATGCTGTAAAAAGTTTAGAGGCAGCCTGCGAGGCTTTGGAAGCCGGTACTATTGACGCACTGGTTACTGCTCCTATCAATAAGGAGAGTATTCAGAGTAAGGATTTTCGTTTTTCTGGACATACCGATTATTTAGAAAGCCGCTTTAAAAGCAAGGCAACTATGATGTTCCTGGCGCCTGAACTACGTTTGGCTCTGGCCACGGTGCATGTGCCATTAGCGCGAGTAACGGAATTAATTACTCCGGAATTAATCGAGCAAAAGATTATGGCCTTGCATCAAAGCTTGAAAGATGATTTTCATCTGCCGAAAGGCCGCATTGCAGTATTGGCATTAAACCCTCATGCAGGCGATAAGGGAGTTATTGGTAAGGAAGATCAAGAGATCGTATTGCCAGCAATTGAAAGAGCGAAGGAAAAAGGAGCCTTAGCCATGGGGCCCTATCCGGCGGATAGCTTCTTTGGTTCATCCGCCTATCAGGATTTTGATATGGTCTTGGCGATGTATCACGATCAAGGTTTAGTAGGCTTTAAGAGCATTACCTTTGGAGAAGGGGTAAACTATTCGGCCGGCTTACCTATTGTGAGAACCAGCCCTGATCATGGTACGGCATTCGACATTGCCGGCGAAGGAAAAGCGGATCCCGGATCATTTAGATCAGCGGTCTTCGCGGCCATCGATTTATACCGTTCCCGATCTGGTACCGCAGAAATGACGGCCAACCCCTTAAAAATCAAAGGCAAAAAAAAGTAA